One region of Jonesiaceae bacterium BS-20 genomic DNA includes:
- a CDS encoding nucleoside-diphosphate sugar epimerase, whose product MADSTTEKVVVVGDSPVALAIRAHTGAQRSSERAKSSTRFQGVSALVVIAHDADFEHSLQTKQSLRRENIAARAERAILDALIARVSHVIVVSSAMVHGARLSREIITDSAATCEIVDGFVGDIVYFEYCLRRALLNATQGAGGPELTFLRSAAMVGPGIDTLITRHFEAPRLLSLKEQSRAWQFIHIDDVARAVETVIAHRLTGTLTVGAVTGFDDEGTETVPDVLSVSQVCALARIRTIELSQTTAFAMAERLHQFGVLPAPPIDMEYAVYDWTVMPERLLSAGWRPQYSSSQCVAALMEQTRGKLGVGGRRVATRDAAALGAAGAAVAVLGTAAAWRQVRTGRK is encoded by the coding sequence ATGGCTGATAGCACGACCGAGAAGGTCGTTGTGGTGGGGGATTCCCCCGTGGCCCTTGCCATTAGGGCCCATACCGGTGCCCAACGCAGTTCGGAGCGCGCCAAGTCGTCCACCCGTTTCCAAGGTGTTTCAGCGCTGGTTGTTATAGCCCATGATGCGGACTTTGAACATTCCTTACAAACTAAGCAGTCTTTGCGCCGAGAAAACATTGCAGCTCGCGCCGAACGGGCAATTCTCGATGCCTTAATTGCGCGGGTATCACACGTCATTGTTGTCAGTTCCGCGATGGTTCACGGAGCGCGCCTCAGCCGGGAAATAATTACGGACTCCGCCGCGACCTGTGAGATCGTAGATGGTTTTGTGGGCGATATTGTTTACTTCGAATACTGTCTGCGGCGTGCTTTATTGAACGCCACGCAGGGTGCGGGTGGCCCGGAACTTACGTTTCTGCGAAGTGCGGCAATGGTTGGGCCAGGCATAGACACCTTGATCACCCGCCATTTTGAAGCGCCCAGGTTGCTGAGCCTGAAGGAGCAAAGCCGCGCTTGGCAATTTATTCACATCGATGATGTTGCCCGGGCCGTTGAGACGGTCATTGCTCACCGCCTCACCGGAACGTTGACCGTCGGCGCGGTTACCGGATTCGATGATGAGGGAACTGAAACTGTTCCAGATGTTCTATCAGTGTCCCAGGTGTGTGCACTTGCCCGGATCCGCACGATCGAACTCAGTCAGACAACCGCGTTTGCCATGGCCGAGAGGTTGCACCAGTTTGGGGTCCTGCCGGCTCCTCCCATCGACATGGAGTACGCGGTCTATGACTGGACCGTCATGCCCGAGCGACTGCTCTCCGCAGGCTGGCGTCCACAATATTCGAGCTCGCAATGCGTTGCGGCACTGATGGAGCAGACTCGGGGAAAATTGGGAGTAGGTGGCCGCAGGGTAGCAACGAGGGATGCCGCAGCGCTCGGCGCCGCCGGTGCGGCGGTTGCGGTCTTGGGTACGGCTGCCGCGTGGCGTCAGGTTCGCACTGGGCGCAAATAG
- a CDS encoding S16 family serine protease has product MNELPSAPHNSNSFPESGSAAPAGRATPRAVTLGISVIATGLLLAGLMVVPAPYAIKSPGPTKDTLGGVNSEQLIQIKGDVESFQSTGQLRLTTVGVAGGPGFPVNFAQVIGGWIDPTKAVYPVETVFPQHSSKEEIAQENAAAMTSSQENATYAALSELGYDIPTTLKVQGTLPDSPAIDLVQSGDIITAIDGAEILDFDALLAHLDTVAPNTTIELGIIRDGNPEVVEFATAPNTHGEGSRLGIALQLEFEFPVDVEIKIDNIGGPSAGMIFALGIMDRLTEPDEANGQIIAGTGTMDTGGNVGPIGGIRQKLHGAKRDGAKYFLAPESNCDEVVGNVPEGLQVVAVETLENAWDAVIAIGEGTATDLPTCS; this is encoded by the coding sequence GTGAATGAACTACCCTCCGCACCGCACAACTCCAATTCGTTTCCGGAAAGCGGGTCAGCCGCCCCCGCTGGGCGCGCCACACCAAGGGCGGTCACCCTTGGCATTTCCGTCATTGCTACCGGGCTGCTTCTAGCCGGCCTCATGGTTGTTCCGGCGCCCTACGCCATTAAGTCTCCGGGCCCTACCAAGGACACCCTAGGTGGCGTGAACTCCGAGCAACTCATCCAAATTAAGGGTGACGTTGAGAGCTTTCAATCCACGGGCCAGCTGCGTCTGACCACGGTTGGTGTAGCGGGTGGGCCAGGTTTCCCCGTGAACTTCGCACAGGTCATTGGCGGATGGATAGACCCGACTAAGGCCGTGTATCCGGTTGAGACCGTGTTCCCGCAACACTCGAGCAAAGAAGAGATTGCCCAGGAAAACGCTGCGGCAATGACCAGCTCACAAGAGAACGCCACCTATGCCGCGTTGAGCGAGTTGGGGTATGACATACCCACAACGTTGAAGGTGCAAGGGACGCTCCCGGATTCCCCGGCTATCGACCTCGTGCAGTCCGGTGACATCATTACCGCGATCGACGGCGCCGAGATCCTCGACTTCGACGCGCTGTTAGCCCACCTCGACACAGTGGCGCCAAACACCACGATCGAACTCGGGATCATCCGCGATGGCAACCCCGAAGTCGTTGAGTTTGCTACGGCCCCAAACACCCATGGGGAAGGCTCCCGCTTGGGGATTGCCTTGCAACTCGAGTTTGAATTCCCGGTCGATGTGGAAATCAAGATTGATAACATCGGCGGACCCAGCGCCGGCATGATCTTTGCGCTCGGCATCATGGACCGGCTGACCGAGCCGGATGAGGCCAATGGCCAAATCATTGCCGGAACAGGAACGATGGACACCGGCGGAAACGTGGGACCCATCGGGGGCATCCGCCAGAAACTTCATGGCGCAAAACGCGATGGTGCCAAGTACTTCTTGGCCCCCGAGTCAAATTGCGATGAGGTCGTTGGCAACGTACCCGAGGGCTTGCAAGTGGTAGCTGTTGAAACGCTTGAAAATGCGTGGGATGCGGTCATCGCAATCGGTGAGGGCACCGCCACGGACCTACCAACCTGCTCGTAG
- a CDS encoding zinc-dependent metalloprotease, with translation MSANPPDSFGTPDGSNPSQWEEMMRSFFGDSADEVIAELKSRGLDPATFAVPGMPTDPAALKPLMDQVQAMLKNTAGGAVNAGVAHDVARQGAVAKGDPSLVDAQERKVTQALSVAELWLDAATSFPPSGGKALAMTRSSWVEATLPQWEQLVEPVAKSVSAALAEILKNSMPPGFGDQDSDEVAFEVTGIPGFPAQFSGTLGGAEGFDPATLMRNIGAAVFGMQIGAAAGNLSREVFGTTDLGFPLTKAPITALVPTNIAEFSTDLGIEEAEVLQFLALREAAHARLFAHVPWLRSHIEALIASYARGISIDMDALEGSMSQIDPTDTEAMQEALSGGVFSIQSTEEQKATLARLETALALIEGWVDQVVANAAIAHLPASIPLGEMMRRRRAAGGPAEQAFSALVGLELRPRRSREAAALWATIQAKQGPDGRDEVWQHPDLLPTAQDLDDPTGFFTRREEPSAEMSDLDAVLAQIFESADQEAAEAAQETDDQQSTDGDDPEQSPETNSGN, from the coding sequence ATGAGCGCTAACCCTCCAGACAGTTTTGGCACGCCGGATGGGTCCAATCCTTCACAATGGGAGGAGATGATGCGGTCGTTCTTTGGTGATTCTGCCGATGAAGTGATCGCAGAGTTGAAGAGCCGCGGTCTGGACCCCGCAACCTTCGCTGTTCCCGGAATGCCCACTGATCCCGCCGCGCTAAAACCGCTGATGGATCAGGTGCAGGCCATGCTCAAAAACACGGCCGGCGGCGCCGTTAACGCCGGTGTGGCCCATGATGTTGCCCGTCAGGGAGCCGTTGCCAAGGGAGACCCCTCACTGGTTGACGCTCAAGAGCGTAAGGTGACGCAGGCGCTTTCCGTTGCCGAGTTATGGCTGGATGCGGCGACCTCGTTTCCCCCAAGCGGTGGCAAAGCCCTCGCGATGACTCGCTCATCTTGGGTAGAAGCCACCCTGCCCCAGTGGGAGCAGCTGGTTGAGCCGGTGGCTAAGTCCGTCAGCGCGGCTCTCGCCGAGATCTTGAAAAACTCCATGCCGCCTGGTTTTGGGGACCAAGACTCCGACGAGGTTGCGTTTGAAGTAACCGGAATCCCCGGCTTCCCGGCACAATTTTCTGGCACCTTGGGCGGTGCGGAAGGGTTTGACCCGGCCACCCTCATGCGCAATATCGGTGCGGCCGTATTTGGCATGCAAATCGGAGCTGCCGCAGGCAACCTGTCCCGTGAAGTCTTTGGCACAACCGACCTCGGTTTCCCACTGACCAAGGCACCCATAACGGCTTTGGTACCTACTAATATTGCCGAGTTCTCAACGGACCTTGGAATTGAAGAGGCCGAGGTCCTCCAGTTCTTGGCCCTGCGCGAGGCAGCTCACGCACGTCTTTTTGCCCATGTGCCCTGGCTCAGGTCTCACATCGAGGCGCTCATTGCCTCCTACGCTCGGGGGATCAGCATTGATATGGATGCCCTCGAAGGTTCCATGTCGCAGATCGATCCAACCGACACCGAGGCAATGCAAGAGGCACTGTCGGGTGGAGTCTTTTCAATTCAATCCACCGAAGAACAAAAAGCCACATTGGCACGGCTGGAAACGGCCCTAGCACTTATTGAGGGCTGGGTTGATCAGGTCGTTGCAAATGCAGCAATCGCGCACCTGCCGGCCAGTATTCCGTTGGGTGAAATGATGCGCCGCCGACGGGCAGCCGGTGGTCCCGCGGAGCAGGCGTTTTCCGCACTGGTTGGGCTCGAACTGCGACCGCGCCGCTCCCGCGAGGCTGCTGCCTTGTGGGCAACTATCCAAGCCAAACAGGGGCCGGATGGGCGTGATGAGGTTTGGCAGCACCCAGATCTCTTGCCAACCGCTCAAGATTTAGATGATCCAACCGGATTCTTTACCCGGCGTGAGGAACCCAGCGCGGAAATGTCTGATCTTGATGCAGTGCTCGCCCAGATCTTTGAGTCTGCCGATCAGGAGGCAGCCGAAGCAGCCCAAGAAACGGACGATCAGCAGAGCACCGATGGTGACGACCCCGAACAGTCCCCGGAAACCAACTCAGGGAATTAA
- a CDS encoding M48 family metallopeptidase, whose product MPTSNDGAGDRVEVRRSRRRKSTVSAYRDGKKTVISIPARFSRAQEHEWVAKMIGKLEEKERRRAPSDDELLTRALDLNRKYLGGRATPASVRWVTNQDRRWGSCTMPDRTIRISSRVRGLPSWVLDYVLLHELSHILVSGHGPEFWALVDSYPRTERARGFLDGVAFAQDHPDYNEGDPQPLADDYSAQ is encoded by the coding sequence ATGCCCACCTCTAATGATGGAGCTGGTGACCGCGTTGAGGTCCGCAGAAGCCGGCGCCGTAAATCCACCGTGAGTGCGTACCGGGACGGCAAAAAGACCGTTATCTCTATTCCGGCCAGATTCTCTCGAGCCCAAGAGCACGAGTGGGTTGCGAAAATGATAGGCAAACTGGAAGAGAAGGAACGGCGGCGTGCCCCTTCCGATGATGAGTTATTGACACGCGCGTTGGATCTCAACCGCAAGTATCTGGGTGGGCGAGCCACCCCGGCATCGGTGCGTTGGGTAACCAACCAAGATCGCAGGTGGGGCTCGTGCACCATGCCGGACCGCACCATCAGGATTTCCTCGCGGGTGCGGGGGCTACCCAGCTGGGTCTTGGATTACGTGCTGCTGCATGAGTTGAGCCATATTTTGGTCTCCGGACATGGACCGGAATTTTGGGCGCTGGTAGATTCCTACCCGCGCACGGAACGGGCCCGGGGGTTCCTTGATGGCGTCGCGTTTGCCCAAGACCACCCCGACTATAACGAGGGTGATCCGCAGCCCCTAGCAGATGACTACTCTGCCCAGTAG
- a CDS encoding PPA1309 family protein has translation MTRPIASNLSTRQRSLADAVSEIERHVSSGGWDGPIRVFALIATQEALAADPDLAQQLPAQTVEIALADPEHLTSVEQEDLPAAESLEDLLGSIQWPVTVVGCAVVTERVILPPSAEEELPSDPTAALTYVNNHPDRQDVRMAVGVMRSGETWCAIRTRDNDSDTDVAHGPNLVPGLIAAVTSTLE, from the coding sequence ATGACACGTCCTATTGCATCGAACCTTTCAACTCGCCAACGCAGCTTGGCTGATGCGGTCTCTGAAATCGAACGCCATGTTTCATCAGGTGGTTGGGACGGGCCCATCCGAGTTTTCGCGTTGATCGCAACCCAGGAAGCTTTGGCTGCAGACCCAGACTTGGCGCAGCAACTGCCCGCCCAAACAGTTGAGATCGCCTTGGCTGATCCAGAACACCTCACGTCCGTTGAGCAGGAAGACCTACCCGCGGCTGAGTCACTTGAGGATCTCCTTGGATCAATTCAGTGGCCTGTGACCGTTGTTGGTTGTGCGGTAGTGACAGAACGTGTCATCCTGCCGCCAAGCGCCGAGGAAGAGCTACCAAGCGATCCCACCGCGGCGCTGACCTACGTGAATAACCACCCCGACCGCCAAGACGTGCGCATGGCGGTCGGCGTAATGCGCAGCGGAGAGACCTGGTGCGCTATTCGCACCCGCGACAACGATTCGGACACGGACGTTGCCCACGGCCCGAACCTGGTCCCCGGACTCATCGCCGCGGTGACCTCAACACTCGAGTAA
- a CDS encoding WhiB family transcriptional regulator: MRLVAMLDDLEARTSARTGQHSPAPTPQATSPVPAQARPLTSEEGTQFDSLIAGLIPCRSQDPELWFAEQTAQIAQAKALCGTCPIAAACLTGALDRAEPWGVWGGEVLVDGAIVAQKRGRGRPRKTDAA; the protein is encoded by the coding sequence GTGCGGTTAGTCGCAATGCTCGATGATCTAGAAGCGCGGACCAGCGCGCGTACCGGGCAACACAGCCCGGCACCAACCCCACAAGCAACGTCGCCGGTGCCAGCTCAGGCAAGGCCGCTGACCAGTGAAGAGGGGACGCAATTCGATTCTCTGATCGCGGGGCTCATACCGTGCCGCAGTCAGGATCCAGAACTGTGGTTTGCGGAGCAGACCGCACAAATCGCCCAAGCCAAGGCACTGTGTGGCACCTGCCCAATCGCGGCCGCATGCCTCACCGGTGCCCTTGACCGGGCAGAGCCGTGGGGAGTTTGGGGCGGCGAAGTCCTCGTGGACGGGGCAATCGTGGCCCAAAAGCGAGGACGGGGACGCCCCCGGAAAACAGATGCGGCCTGA
- a CDS encoding UPF0182 family protein — MSFAAPPRKPAPQASSGRSGPSPIAITVIAVAAIIGFVLLASQFWTEILWFQQVGYQEVLFTEWGTRAVLFLGAFIIMGALIYVNLSIAYKQRPIYAPSTPEQATLDQYREAIEPLRKVVMVGGPAVIGLFAGLTAQAQWETAQLWLNRVAFGMKDPEFGLDYSFYVFTLPVLTFVTNFLMTAMVMAAIGAIATHYLYGGVTIGAGGRGSSASKTARVQLSVLSAVFLVLLGAKYWLDRYGMLLKDGEKFGGATYSDINAVIPAKGILAGVAILVALMFVVTAIRGNWRLPAIGVGLMIVSAVVVGAVYPAIVQRFQVLPNQQQMEAEYIQRNIDATRTSFGLDDIDTRNYDAKTTAETNALRDYAETTASIRLLDPTIVSPSFRQLQQNRGYYNFASNLAVDRYDIDGESRDTVIAVRELDLEGLADAQRNWVNDHTVYTHGYGVVAAYGNQIGVEGRPAFYEGGIPSVGALTDSSKDGYEPRIYFSPKAPLYSIVGAPEGTEERELDYPTDEGSGQVNTTFPTDEISVGPEVGSFWNKLLFALKFQAEQIVFSELVNDESQIIYNRDPAARVAKVAPYLTLDNRVYPAVVDGRVKWIVDGYTTTNSIPYSTSAALDEATATVIGTNAAGVQALLPQQVNYIRNSVKATVDAYDGSISLYAWDTEDPVLQAWQNIFPTSVKPMSEISGELMSHIRYPEDMFKVQRTLLTRYHVDTAAEFFSGQDFWRNPDDPTSARAEGAAALAQPPYYQTLQMPGQDSPAFSLSSSFIAGGSGDRNVLTGYLAVNAEAGNEAGKPHEDYGQLRLLELPRGSTIPGPGQVQNNFDSDSQIATTLGLLRNKATVVNGNLLTLPVGGGLLYVQPVYVQAQSGTQFPLLRKVLVSFGDEVQLADTLDEALDLVFGGDSGAEAGDAEVKEDDIPITEPQPGDVPPVEPGDQTPTPEPSNEPTTEPTDAPTAPGVQISLDQALQDAKKAMQDSDAALKAGDFAAYGEAQERLQKAVEAAIDAQN, encoded by the coding sequence GTGTCTTTTGCTGCACCACCGCGCAAACCTGCGCCTCAGGCGAGCTCCGGCCGCTCAGGGCCCAGCCCGATTGCTATTACCGTGATTGCGGTTGCCGCAATCATTGGATTCGTTTTACTGGCCTCCCAATTTTGGACCGAGATCTTGTGGTTCCAACAGGTGGGTTACCAAGAGGTACTGTTCACCGAGTGGGGAACCAGGGCCGTACTATTTCTCGGTGCCTTCATCATCATGGGCGCCTTGATCTACGTAAACTTGTCAATCGCCTACAAGCAGCGACCAATCTACGCCCCCTCCACACCGGAGCAGGCCACCCTCGATCAGTACCGTGAAGCTATTGAGCCACTGCGCAAGGTAGTCATGGTCGGTGGCCCAGCCGTGATCGGACTATTTGCGGGGCTCACCGCCCAGGCACAATGGGAAACCGCGCAGTTGTGGTTGAACCGGGTTGCCTTTGGCATGAAAGACCCCGAGTTTGGTCTGGATTACTCGTTCTACGTATTCACCCTGCCGGTACTGACCTTTGTCACAAACTTCTTGATGACCGCAATGGTGATGGCCGCAATTGGTGCGATCGCCACCCACTACCTCTACGGGGGAGTGACTATTGGGGCGGGTGGACGTGGCAGCAGTGCCTCAAAGACCGCTCGCGTGCAACTTTCGGTTCTCTCCGCCGTCTTCCTAGTCCTGCTTGGTGCTAAGTACTGGTTGGACCGTTACGGCATGCTCCTCAAAGACGGCGAAAAGTTCGGTGGCGCAACCTACTCGGACATCAACGCCGTCATCCCGGCCAAGGGTATCCTTGCGGGAGTCGCAATTCTTGTAGCGCTGATGTTTGTGGTGACGGCGATCCGCGGCAACTGGCGACTCCCTGCAATCGGTGTGGGCCTCATGATCGTTTCCGCCGTTGTGGTTGGCGCCGTTTACCCGGCGATTGTGCAACGGTTCCAGGTGCTGCCAAACCAACAGCAGATGGAAGCCGAGTACATTCAACGCAATATTGATGCCACCCGGACCTCTTTTGGTTTGGATGACATTGACACACGCAACTATGACGCCAAAACCACCGCTGAGACCAACGCTCTGCGTGATTACGCAGAAACCACGGCATCGATCAGGCTTTTGGACCCAACCATTGTTAGCCCCTCGTTTAGGCAACTGCAGCAAAACCGTGGCTACTACAACTTCGCTTCAAACCTGGCAGTTGACCGCTACGATATTGATGGCGAGTCACGGGACACCGTGATTGCCGTCCGTGAGCTCGACTTGGAAGGTCTGGCCGACGCACAACGTAACTGGGTCAATGACCACACGGTCTACACGCACGGTTACGGTGTGGTTGCCGCCTACGGTAACCAGATTGGTGTCGAGGGCCGCCCAGCATTCTACGAGGGTGGTATTCCATCCGTGGGTGCGCTCACGGATAGCAGCAAGGACGGTTACGAGCCGCGGATTTACTTCAGTCCCAAGGCTCCGCTGTACTCGATCGTTGGAGCTCCTGAGGGAACCGAAGAGCGCGAGCTTGACTACCCAACCGATGAGGGCTCCGGCCAGGTCAATACGACGTTCCCAACCGATGAAATCTCGGTAGGACCTGAAGTTGGCAGCTTCTGGAACAAACTCCTGTTCGCGCTGAAGTTCCAAGCCGAGCAAATTGTGTTCTCCGAGCTGGTCAATGACGAATCTCAGATCATCTACAACCGCGACCCGGCAGCCCGAGTTGCCAAGGTAGCGCCGTACTTAACGCTAGATAATCGTGTTTACCCGGCCGTTGTAGATGGCCGTGTCAAGTGGATTGTTGACGGCTACACCACCACCAATAGCATTCCTTACTCAACCTCTGCGGCCCTTGATGAGGCAACCGCGACCGTTATTGGAACCAACGCCGCAGGAGTTCAGGCTCTGCTGCCTCAACAGGTCAACTACATTCGCAACTCGGTAAAGGCGACGGTGGATGCCTACGACGGATCGATTAGTCTCTACGCCTGGGATACCGAAGATCCTGTTCTGCAAGCTTGGCAGAACATCTTCCCAACCTCCGTTAAGCCAATGTCAGAGATCAGTGGCGAGCTCATGAGCCACATTCGCTACCCGGAAGACATGTTTAAGGTTCAGCGCACCTTGCTGACCCGCTACCACGTCGATACTGCGGCGGAGTTCTTCTCCGGACAGGACTTCTGGCGTAACCCGGATGACCCAACCTCTGCCCGTGCCGAGGGTGCCGCAGCACTTGCGCAGCCGCCGTACTACCAGACGCTGCAGATGCCAGGCCAAGATAGCCCTGCGTTCTCGCTTTCCTCGTCATTCATTGCCGGTGGGTCCGGTGACCGTAACGTGCTGACCGGATATTTGGCGGTCAACGCTGAAGCAGGAAACGAAGCAGGCAAGCCGCATGAAGACTACGGTCAGTTGCGCCTTCTTGAACTGCCGCGTGGATCGACAATCCCGGGACCGGGTCAGGTTCAAAACAACTTTGACTCCGACTCTCAAATCGCAACGACCCTTGGTCTGCTGCGTAACAAGGCCACCGTGGTCAACGGAAACCTTCTAACGCTGCCCGTAGGTGGCGGACTGCTGTATGTGCAGCCCGTCTATGTTCAGGCACAAAGTGGAACCCAGTTCCCACTGCTGCGTAAGGTCCTCGTTTCCTTCGGTGACGAAGTCCAGCTCGCTGACACGCTCGATGAAGCACTCGACCTCGTATTCGGTGGCGACTCCGGTGCAGAAGCCGGTGACGCCGAGGTGAAGGAAGACGACATTCCTATCACTGAGCCGCAGCCGGGCGATGTTCCTCCGGTCGAGCCGGGAGATCAGACTCCAACCCCGGAGCCGTCAAACGAGCCGACTACGGAACCAACCGATGCCCCAACGGCCCCTGGTGTTCAGATCAGCCTTGATCAGGCCCTCCAGGACGCCAAGAAGGCAATGCAGGACTCCGATGCCGCACTTAAGGCGGGAGACTTTGCTGCCTACGGTGAGGCGCAGGAACGTCTGCAAAAGGCTGTTGAAGCAGCGATTGATGCTCAAAACTAG
- a CDS encoding ATP-dependent DNA helicase UvrD2 — MSIQLPSPDEILAALDPEQRAVAQALTGPVCVLAGAGTGKTRAITHRIAYGVRTGMYVPTSVLAVTFTARAAGEMRSRLRDLGVAGVQARTFHAAALKQLSYFWPKIIGGAPPRIMEQKAQAVAESARRLGLDVDRVTVRDLATEVEWAKVSMISPENYEQAATAIGRPAPAGFDHRTVSRLLTDYEAVKEIRGVIDFEDVLMLLGAFLQEHPRMADEVRAQYRRFVVDEYQDVSPLQQFVLDQWLGGRKEICVVGDPSQTIYSFTGATPFHLMSFAKKYQDAEVIKLVRDYRSTPQIVRLANNLLTSAPKKNSFPVLELIAQREPGPPVTFSAYSDDDAEAAAIAARIRRRIAAGTAPQDIAILYRTNAQSEGFENALSDAGISYVVRGGNRFFARRDVRDAIVLLRGASRSIAEGMTLTQIVQDTLINAGWSPKPPAGRGAARERWDALNALVTLAQNLEETRDATLADLLADLDERAHNQHAPTVDGVTLASLHAAKGLEWDVVYLAGLSEGLMPISLAETAEAVAEERRLLYVGITRAKLDLELSYSQSRNVNSRGNRQRSRFLAGLWSDEASRTTIKRGLVGPNIAAHGDVDEELLTKLTTWRNSRSKALAVNPSAVMPTAVLQRLAALRPTTIEALLTTRSVGPERGERWGQEMLVIIKNHVDSNY, encoded by the coding sequence ATGAGTATTCAGCTTCCTTCCCCAGATGAAATTTTGGCCGCACTTGACCCCGAGCAACGTGCGGTTGCCCAAGCGTTGACGGGGCCAGTGTGCGTACTTGCCGGTGCCGGAACGGGTAAGACCCGGGCCATTACCCACCGTATTGCCTATGGGGTGCGAACGGGCATGTACGTGCCTACTTCCGTGCTGGCGGTGACGTTTACCGCCCGGGCAGCGGGGGAGATGCGCAGCCGTTTGCGGGACTTGGGTGTTGCCGGCGTGCAGGCCCGCACTTTTCACGCGGCAGCGCTCAAACAGCTGAGTTACTTTTGGCCCAAGATCATTGGCGGTGCGCCGCCGCGGATCATGGAACAAAAGGCGCAGGCGGTTGCTGAGTCCGCCCGCCGCCTGGGGCTGGACGTAGATAGGGTCACGGTCCGTGACCTCGCCACGGAAGTGGAATGGGCCAAGGTCTCCATGATCTCCCCGGAAAACTACGAGCAGGCCGCGACTGCGATTGGCCGCCCCGCGCCCGCAGGTTTTGATCACCGCACTGTCTCAAGGCTCCTTACGGACTATGAGGCGGTTAAGGAGATCCGCGGCGTGATCGACTTTGAAGACGTGTTGATGCTGCTTGGCGCGTTCCTGCAGGAGCACCCGCGCATGGCGGATGAGGTACGCGCGCAGTACCGCCGCTTTGTCGTTGATGAGTACCAAGACGTCTCCCCACTGCAACAGTTTGTTCTGGACCAGTGGCTGGGTGGGCGCAAAGAAATTTGTGTTGTGGGCGACCCTAGCCAGACCATTTACTCGTTTACCGGGGCCACCCCGTTTCACCTGATGAGCTTTGCCAAGAAATACCAGGACGCCGAAGTCATCAAGCTCGTGCGGGACTACCGGTCAACCCCCCAGATTGTGCGGCTGGCAAATAACCTGCTTACCAGCGCACCCAAAAAGAACTCTTTTCCGGTCCTTGAGCTCATTGCACAGCGCGAGCCCGGCCCACCGGTGACGTTCTCCGCCTATTCCGATGATGATGCGGAAGCCGCCGCAATTGCGGCCCGCATTCGGCGCCGCATCGCGGCGGGCACCGCCCCGCAAGACATCGCGATCCTGTATCGCACCAACGCCCAGTCGGAAGGGTTTGAAAACGCGCTTTCCGATGCCGGAATTAGTTACGTTGTCCGCGGCGGCAACCGCTTCTTCGCACGCCGCGATGTCCGTGACGCAATCGTGTTGCTGCGTGGGGCATCGAGAAGCATTGCCGAGGGCATGACACTGACCCAAATTGTGCAAGACACCCTCATTAACGCGGGCTGGAGCCCCAAGCCCCCGGCTGGACGAGGGGCCGCACGGGAACGCTGGGATGCGCTCAATGCGTTGGTGACCCTTGCCCAAAACCTCGAAGAAACCCGCGATGCCACACTTGCGGATCTCCTTGCGGACCTCGACGAACGCGCCCATAACCAACACGCACCCACAGTCGATGGGGTGACGCTGGCATCCCTACACGCCGCAAAGGGCCTCGAATGGGATGTGGTGTATTTGGCGGGACTCAGCGAGGGGCTGATGCCAATCTCGCTGGCAGAAACCGCTGAAGCCGTCGCTGAAGAACGCCGGCTACTATACGTTGGCATCACCCGTGCCAAACTGGACCTCGAACTGTCCTACTCGCAATCGCGCAACGTCAATTCCCGCGGAAACCGGCAGCGCTCACGGTTCCTAGCCGGGCTGTGGTCGGATGAGGCCAGCCGCACAACGATCAAGCGCGGACTCGTGGGTCCCAACATTGCTGCCCACGGGGACGTTGATGAAGAACTGCTGACCAAACTCACCACCTGGCGTAACTCCCGGTCCAAAGCACTCGCGGTCAACCCATCTGCGGTCATGCCCACTGCCGTCCTGCAACGACTGGCCGCGCTACGCCCAACAACGATTGAGGCGCTGCTGACCACCCGCAGTGTCGGGCCGGAACGTGGCGAACGGTGGGGGCAAGAGATGCTGGTCATTATTAAGAATCACGTCGATTCTAACTACTAA